In Sphaeramia orbicularis chromosome 1, fSphaOr1.1, whole genome shotgun sequence, a genomic segment contains:
- the LOC115417063 gene encoding B-cell receptor CD22-like produces MGLTVAAGGFILLLLCGSVHLPHAREDQCEGRFSGPVTSVRDPNLQVNVNRGGVLISSWTELRCVSECCLPSQPSYIWYKNGHRVEEESSVYRDIFDNVDSVYCAVKGLENFPSPQICVHMNTCNNIIYMEQKMIAFSGSSVDISCSYSGRGYDGPKFWFSPERSHLWRNLSTPEDLSRDPQYNGRVKTSVGKGRSTLTITNLRGTDSAQYRFQIGGRFNTLPGTTLFVIALQVQGISVTVSQAGTEAELRCQSSCIPAGPLSYVWFQNGQKHRTENSSTYTDQFQPGDNVSCAFIGYEDYRSPSIEPCRLPSVSVSPSGQIVEGSSVTLSCSSDVKAAADYTWYKEDEDSPVASGQIFTITHVRLEHSGNYYCEVQDSKGRYKSMVHLFVVTKNLTVLIMNIIRLTLLVLLVLSVLLVNLWTRKKKGKTQRFNTEPTEFVEMRER; encoded by the exons TTCACTTGCCTCATGCTAGAGAGGATCAGTGTGAAGGAAGATTTTCTGGGCCAGTCACTTCTGTCAGAG ACCCAAACCTCCAGGTGAATGTGAATAGAGGAGGGGTCCTCATTTCTTCCTGGACAGAGCTGCGGTGTGTCAGCGAATGCTGTCTGCCCAGTCAACCCTCTTATATCTGGTACAAGAATGGACACAGAGTTGAAGAAGAATCATCTGTTTATCGTGACATCTTTGACAATGTAGACAGTGTCTACTGCGCTGTGAAGGGACTTGAGAATTTCCCCTCTCCTCAAATTT gtgtCCATATGAATACCTGCAATAACATAATTTACATGGAACAAAAAATGATTGCCTTCAGCGGTTCCTCTGTGGACATTTCTTGTTCCTACAGCGGACGTGGATACGATGGACCGAAGTTCTGGTTCAGTCCTGAGCGCAGTCATCTGTGGAGGAATCTGTCCACACCTGAAGACCTCAGCAGAGACCCCCAGTACAATGGGCGTGTTAAGACTTCTGTAGGGAAAGGACGCTCCACTCTGACAATCACCAACCTGAGAGGGACTGACTCGGCCCAGTATCGCTTCCAAATCGGTGGCAGATTTAATACTTTACCTGGTACAACTCTGTTTGTCATAG CTCTGCAGGTACAGGGGATCAGTGTAACAGTCAGCCAGGCTGGAACTGAGGCAGAGCTGAGGTGTCAGAGCAGCTGCATTCCAGCCGGTCCTCTCTCCTATGTCTGGTTCCAAAATGGACAGAAACATAGGACAGAGAATAGTTCTACTTACACAGACCAGTTTCAACCTGGAGACAATGTCTCCTGTGCCTTCATAGGATACGAAGATTACCGCTCTCCTTCAATTG AACCCTGCAGGCTTCCCTCTGTGTCCGTGAGTCCATCTGGTCAGATCGTGGAGGGCAGTTCAGTGACTCTGAGCTGCAGCAGTGATGTCAAAGCAGCGGCTGATTACACCtggtacaaggaggatgaagactcTCCAGTAGCATCCGGACAGATTTTCACTATAACACATGTCAGACTTGAACACAGTGGGAATTATTACTGTGAAGTTCAGGACAGCAAAGGACGATACAAGTCGATGGTACATCTGTTTGTTGTTACAA AGAACTTGACTGTTCTAATAATGAACATCATTAGACTGACTCTACTGGTCCTGTTGGTGCTTTCTGTGCTTCTAGTGAATCTGTGGACAAG aaagaagaaaggaaaaaCTCAGCGTTTCAACACTGAACCAACTGAATTTGTCGAAATGAGGGAGAGATAG